The proteins below are encoded in one region of Ostrinia nubilalis chromosome 3, ilOstNubi1.1, whole genome shotgun sequence:
- the LOC135087606 gene encoding cuticle protein 12.5-like — MFRTRIKERPGQGLTIRSSLCNQNKRIEMAAKFVVVALLVAAAHGSAIHGADYTSFSYGVSDPHTGDVKSQHETRVGDSVRGQYSLLESDGTKRTVDYAADAHSGFNAVVRKDPALVAHAAYAAPVAHAAYAAPVAHAAPVAYAAPVAHAPVAYAAHAAAPVAVSAYSTSLAHGAPLAHAAPFAYAAPLAHGAYGLAAGHGAYGIAAGHGAYGYGAGHGLYGSHLGYAAY; from the exons ATGTTCAGGACTCGTATAAAAGAACGTCCAGGGCAGGGATTAACCATTCGCAGTTCACTGTGCAACCAAAACAAACGTATCGAAATGGCAGCTAAG TTCGTCGTTGTTGCTCTCCTGGTGGCGGCCGCTCACGGCAGCGCGATCCACGGCGCCGACTACACCAGCTTCTCGTACGGCGTGTCCGACCCGCACACCGGCGACGTCAAGAGCCAGCACGAGACCCGCGTCGGCGACAGCGTCCGCGGCCAGTACTCGCTGCTGGAGTCCGACGGCACGAAGCGCACCGTAGACTACGCCGCTGACGCGCACAGCGGCTTCAACGCCGTCGTCCGCAAGGACCCCGCTCTGGTCGCGCACGCCGCCTACGCCGCGCCCGTGGCCCACGCCGCGTACGCCGCGCCCGTCGCCCACGCCGCTCCCGTCGCCTACGCCGCGCCCGTGGCTCACGCTCCCGTCGCGTACGCCGCGCACGCCGCCGCTCCCGTCGCCGTCTCTGCCTACTCCACCTCCCTCGCCCACGGAGCGCCGCTCGCCCACGCCGCGCCCTTCGCCTACGCCGCTCCCCTGGCGCACGGTGCCTACGGGCTCGCCGCTGGACACGGTGCCTACGGTATCGCCGCTGGACACGGTGCCTACGGATACGGCGCTGGTCATGGACTCTATGGCTCCCACCTCGGATACGCCGCTTACTAG